A single Acidobacteriaceae bacterium DNA region contains:
- the ispD gene encoding 2-C-methyl-D-erythritol 4-phosphate cytidylyltransferase: MSVFVILPAAGIGTRMASATGGAPKQFIQLGGIPILLHSLRAFLAVPRITGIYVAVRASEQPRVSALLDEHKLSNRVHVVQGGDTRQDSVANALAALPSTGDDDIVLVHDAVRPLIDTATIGHVIDGIEKHGAAIVGTPAIDTIKQVERTADGALITATIPRELIVHAQTPQGARVPLMRRAFDEAQADQFTGTDEASLLERANIPVYVVPGTSRNLKVTQPGDLEIAEFYLAG, translated from the coding sequence ATGTCTGTGTTCGTTATTCTCCCCGCGGCGGGGATCGGTACCCGTATGGCCTCAGCAACAGGAGGCGCTCCCAAGCAGTTCATCCAGCTCGGCGGCATCCCCATCCTGCTCCACTCTCTCCGGGCCTTCCTCGCGGTCCCACGCATCACCGGCATATACGTCGCCGTGCGCGCGTCAGAGCAGCCACGCGTCTCCGCTCTGCTTGACGAGCACAAGCTCTCCAACCGCGTCCACGTCGTTCAAGGCGGCGACACCCGCCAGGACTCCGTTGCTAACGCCCTTGCCGCGCTTCCGTCCACCGGCGACGACGACATCGTCCTCGTCCACGACGCCGTCCGCCCACTCATCGACACCGCCACAATCGGTCATGTGATCGACGGTATCGAGAAGCACGGTGCCGCCATCGTCGGCACCCCGGCGATCGACACCATTAAGCAGGTCGAGCGCACCGCCGACGGCGCCCTCATCACCGCCACCATTCCGCGCGAGCTCATCGTCCACGCCCAAACCCCGCAGGGCGCCAGGGTCCCGCTCATGCGCCGCGCCTTCGATGAAGCGCAGGCCGACCAGTTCACCGGCACCGACGAGGCCTCGCTCCTCGAGCGCGCCAACATCCCCGTCTATGTCGTCCCCGGCACCTCCCGCAACCTGAAGGTCACCCAGCCGGGCGACCTCGAAATCGCCGAGTTCTATCTAGCGGGCTGA
- a CDS encoding GNAT family N-acetyltransferase, whose protein sequence is MPTLRRATLNDAALITEHRHLMFADNNFTTEERLREMDAAFEPWVRNHLADGSYVGLFLEEDGKVLTAAGIYFLEFPPHWMDPEPLRAYLLNFYTVPEARGRGFAKQILEAAVAECRSRGPRVITLHASRFGRPIYERFGFTQSTEMMLPPDSPTP, encoded by the coding sequence ATGCCCACTCTTCGCCGCGCCACACTCAACGACGCCGCGCTCATCACCGAACATCGCCACCTCATGTTCGCTGACAACAACTTCACCACCGAAGAACGCCTGCGCGAGATGGACGCAGCCTTCGAACCGTGGGTCCGCAATCACCTCGCTGACGGCAGCTACGTCGGCCTGTTCCTGGAAGAAGACGGCAAGGTCCTCACGGCAGCCGGCATTTACTTCCTGGAGTTCCCTCCGCACTGGATGGACCCCGAGCCGCTCCGCGCCTATCTGCTCAACTTCTACACCGTTCCTGAAGCCCGCGGTCGCGGCTTCGCAAAACAGATCCTGGAGGCCGCCGTCGCCGAGTGCCGCAGCCGCGGGCCACGCGTCATCACCCTTCACGCCTCCCGCTTCGGCCGCCCGATCTATGAGCGTTTCGGCTTCACCCAAAGCACGGAGATGATGCTCCCCCCTGACTCCCCAACTCCCTGA
- a CDS encoding beta-ketoacyl-ACP synthase III, whose amino-acid sequence MSLTLKPRHAVRAKISALGTYVPPRVLTNSDLEKMVETNDQWIVERTGIRERHLVDKGVATSDLAVEAARRCLASRGVEPTEVEAIIMATVTPDMIFPSAACLVQNKLGATGAWGFDLSAACSGFPYALQVGAKLVESGAHKKVLVIGADVMSSIIDYTDRSTCILFGDGAGAVLLEPCEEGEVGLIDFWHEIDGSGAVSLNMPAGGSLLPASHETVDKRQHFVYQDGQSVYKFAVRKMAEAAERVLERNGVTGADLGCFIPHQANKRIIESTAHRLGMPMESVILNIDRYGNTTAGTIPLAMDTAIQEGRLKKGDLVLLASVGAGFTVGATLLRWEF is encoded by the coding sequence CCAACTCCGACCTCGAAAAGATGGTCGAAACCAACGATCAGTGGATCGTCGAGCGGACCGGCATTCGCGAACGCCACCTTGTCGACAAAGGCGTCGCCACCAGTGACCTCGCCGTTGAAGCCGCACGGCGCTGCCTCGCCTCCCGCGGCGTCGAGCCCACCGAAGTCGAGGCCATCATCATGGCCACCGTAACGCCGGACATGATCTTCCCCTCCGCCGCCTGCCTCGTGCAGAACAAGCTCGGAGCCACCGGCGCCTGGGGCTTCGATCTCTCTGCCGCCTGCTCCGGATTTCCATATGCCCTCCAGGTCGGCGCCAAGCTCGTCGAATCCGGCGCACACAAAAAGGTCCTCGTGATCGGCGCCGACGTCATGAGCTCGATCATCGACTACACCGACCGCTCCACCTGCATCCTGTTCGGCGATGGCGCCGGCGCAGTCCTCCTTGAACCGTGTGAAGAAGGCGAAGTCGGCCTCATCGACTTCTGGCACGAGATCGACGGCTCGGGCGCTGTCTCGCTGAACATGCCCGCCGGCGGATCGCTTCTTCCCGCCTCGCATGAGACCGTCGACAAGCGGCAGCACTTCGTCTACCAGGACGGCCAGTCCGTCTACAAGTTCGCCGTGCGCAAGATGGCCGAAGCCGCCGAAAGAGTCCTCGAGCGCAACGGCGTCACCGGCGCCGACCTCGGCTGCTTCATCCCGCACCAAGCCAACAAGCGCATCATCGAGTCCACAGCGCATCGCCTCGGCATGCCCATGGAGTCGGTCATCCTCAACATCGACCGTTACGGCAACACTACCGCCGGCACGATTCCGCTTGCAATGGACACCGCCATCCAGGAAGGCCGCTTGAAAAAGGGTGACCTCGTTCTGCTCGCTTCGGTCGGTGCTGGCTTCACCGTGGGGGCAACGCTCCTGCGCTGGGAGTTTTAG
- a CDS encoding acyltransferase, which translates to MGQIDGLQALRAIAVFLVAWTHCGQLFLSTGMNLPQLGIFGVDVFFVISGFILSLLVLRETRPPGVRTMWNFLRRRLVRIFPVYLVFALLPLAHHFHHGLAEGLTYVPAIFLLPGLRFPDLPTLANFSWTLIFEMFFYLLFAALLLVAVRRAAAIMGWMLVGLVCLGAVIDFRRPILAVVMNPILLEFAFGVCIAILYSRYGLKRKPRVGVVLFVLGWTLAFVAYSWKTLGMGQFQNDILAGRGVMLRALTLGVTAGLIVAGTVFWSPGMRSFAGRVMVLLGNSSYSAYLLSGYLFETVGPKISRRVMLHGYVELICAELAVAGVLMGLGVVFYLLIEKPLLRVANRLLPAANTREKRQAPALQPMGAARN; encoded by the coding sequence GTGGGACAGATCGATGGTCTTCAGGCATTGCGCGCGATCGCCGTGTTCCTGGTGGCATGGACGCACTGCGGGCAGCTGTTCCTTAGTACGGGAATGAACCTGCCGCAGTTAGGCATCTTCGGCGTCGACGTCTTCTTCGTGATCAGCGGTTTCATCCTGTCGTTGCTGGTGCTGCGCGAGACGCGGCCGCCCGGCGTTCGGACGATGTGGAATTTTCTGCGGCGACGCCTGGTCAGGATCTTTCCCGTGTATCTCGTGTTCGCGCTGCTTCCGCTGGCGCATCACTTTCACCACGGGCTGGCCGAGGGGCTGACCTATGTTCCGGCTATCTTTCTTCTGCCAGGGTTGCGCTTCCCGGATCTGCCGACGCTGGCGAACTTCAGCTGGACGCTGATCTTCGAGATGTTTTTCTACCTGCTGTTTGCGGCCCTGCTGTTGGTGGCGGTGCGCCGGGCGGCGGCGATCATGGGCTGGATGCTGGTGGGTTTGGTTTGCCTCGGTGCAGTGATCGACTTCCGGCGGCCGATTCTGGCTGTGGTGATGAATCCGATCCTGTTGGAATTTGCTTTTGGAGTGTGTATCGCGATCCTGTACTCGCGTTACGGGTTGAAACGCAAGCCGCGGGTGGGCGTCGTGCTTTTCGTGCTGGGATGGACGCTCGCGTTCGTGGCGTATTCGTGGAAGACGCTGGGGATGGGGCAGTTTCAGAACGACATCCTGGCAGGCAGAGGAGTGATGCTGCGCGCGTTGACACTGGGCGTGACGGCGGGGCTGATCGTGGCAGGAACGGTGTTCTGGTCTCCGGGGATGCGGTCGTTTGCAGGCAGGGTGATGGTGCTGCTGGGAAACTCGTCGTACTCGGCCTACCTGCTGTCCGGCTACCTTTTCGAGACCGTTGGTCCAAAGATTTCGAGACGCGTGATGCTGCACGGGTACGTGGAACTGATATGTGCTGAACTGGCGGTCGCCGGTGTGCTGATGGGGCTCGGCGTTGTTTTCTATCTCCTGATCGAGAAGCCGTTGCTGCGCGTGGCGAATCGACTTCTGCCGGCCGCGAACACCCGAGAGAAGAGGCAGGCTCCCGCTCTACAACCTATGGGGGCTGCGAGGAATTAG
- a CDS encoding choice-of-anchor R domain-containing protein: MRVRVFGVLASVAAGLMLVGSAGQMRADTVFSNFGPSQTYVGNAWWNVGNSTSPAGTQVDAFSFAPSETATVTGADLALALVPPPGTVQTLTPLTVYIESNSGGTPGAILATLTQNGSYAYYPTTTVVNFNCSGSCATLDAGSTYWLVAQQTDSANTTGWLYSFGDTGTWYYNELGSATGPWTAATQGDNFSAFDVTGTPTNSVSPVPEPGTLALLALGLVGVVAIERRRALKGLTLCARSAR, translated from the coding sequence ATGCGTGTACGGGTTTTCGGTGTGCTGGCGAGTGTGGCGGCGGGTTTGATGCTGGTCGGGTCTGCAGGACAGATGCGGGCGGATACTGTGTTTTCGAACTTCGGACCATCGCAAACCTACGTGGGGAACGCATGGTGGAACGTCGGGAATTCGACATCGCCGGCTGGAACGCAAGTGGATGCTTTCTCTTTTGCGCCGAGCGAGACGGCGACGGTAACGGGTGCGGACCTGGCGTTGGCGCTGGTTCCTCCTCCGGGAACGGTTCAGACTCTGACGCCGCTGACGGTGTACATCGAGTCGAATTCCGGCGGGACTCCTGGCGCCATTCTGGCTACGCTGACGCAGAACGGAAGCTACGCCTATTACCCCACGACTACGGTGGTGAACTTCAACTGCAGCGGTAGCTGCGCGACGCTGGATGCGGGCTCGACGTATTGGCTTGTGGCCCAGCAGACGGACTCGGCGAATACGACGGGATGGCTCTATAGCTTTGGTGATACCGGCACGTGGTATTACAACGAACTGGGCAGCGCGACAGGGCCGTGGACGGCGGCAACCCAGGGAGATAATTTCTCGGCGTTTGATGTGACTGGAACTCCGACGAATTCGGTGTCGCCGGTGCCGGAGCCGGGGACTTTGGCTCTCCTTGCATTGGGCCTGGTGGGAGTGGTGGCGATAGAGCGGCGAAGAGCCTTGAAGGGCCTTACGCTCTGCGCTCGTAGTGCCCGATAG